The Candidatus Omnitrophota bacterium genomic sequence GCACAATGGATATGATGATACTGCCCCAGAAATGGAGCAGGAATACCGCAATGACAAATATGGTAATAATTATTTCCTGAATTAACGCGCTGGTTAATGTGCTGATGCACCTTTTAATAAGGCCGGTGCGGTCATAGAAAGGCACGATTCTGACTCCGGGCGGCAATCCCACTTTTAATTCTACGATCTTCTTTTTTATATCATTAATCACTTTTAACGGATTCTCTCCGTAGCGCATCAGGACAACGCCGCCGGTAACCTCTACGCCTTCTTTATCCAATGCCCCTCTTCTGAATTCCGGCCCCAAAGTAACAGCGCCGATATTTTTTATATAAACGGGCGTACCCGCGTGGCTTGATATGACTATATTTTCAATGTCCGTAACGTTTTTAATGAAACCGACGCCGCGAACTATATATTCTACCTGCCCCTCCTCAAAGACCTTGGCCCCTACGTCTATATTGGAGCGCTTGACCGCTGTCAGCACATCCATTAATCTTATGTTATACGAAAGCAATTTATTGGGATCGACGTCTACCTGGTACTGCTTGACATAACCGCCAACGGAGCCTACTTCCGAAACACCCGGAACAGCATTTAATTGATACCGCACATACCAGTCCTGCAGGGAACGCAGCTGGGATAAATCGTATTGGGAGGCAATAAGCGGATTTTTATCTATAGGACATAAACCCGGCTTATCGTAAGATTCCTGGGGATGGTCGGGACAATAGTAACCGTTTTCTACGGTATACCAAAAGATCTGCCCTATGGCCGTGGCATCTGGGCCTAAAGAGACCATTGCCCCTTCGGGCAAACCGGCGGTAGCAAAATTAAGCCTTTCCAGAACGCGGGTTCTCGCCCAATAGTAATCGACATCCTCTTTGAAAATGAGATAGACCATGCCGATGCCGAAACCCGATGAGGAGCGTATAACTTTTACGCCCGGTGTGCCCAAAAGGCGGGTGGTAAGAGGGTAGACCACCTGGTCTTCGACATCTTTAGGGCTTCTCCCCGGCCAATCGGCGAAAACGATGACCTGCAGTTCACCGATGTCAGGGATCGCGTCAATTGGCGTATTTTGTATCGAAAAGATGCCCCATATGATTATGAGAGCGAATGCCGAAATTACTAAAAAACGGTTCTTTAGACATGTCTCTATTATTTTGTCTATCATATTACTTTCTCAATGTCGGTGCGGGGGGTGTTTTTTCTTCTTCTGTAGTCAGCGCGCCACCGTAAGCGCCGCTTATTCCTCCGCTTAACTGGCTTTGCGAATCTATCAAGAAATTTGATTTGGTTACGACTTTGTCGCCTTCTTTTAGACCGCTTAAGACGGGATAAAACTTCTGTTCCTGGTCGTCGACTTCAGCGCTTGCCTCAGGGCCGAGTTTTACTTTTTTGCCTATAAAAGCGCCTCCCCCGATATCCACGTAAACTATCTTCCGCGCGCCCGTATCCAAAACCGCGTCTTTAGGAATGGCTAAAGTCATGTGCGAACCATCAGTATTCACATACATGCTTTCTATAATTACATCGGCATACATCTCCGGCTGCAGCTTCCTATCTTTATTATCGGCTTCTATCCTTATCTTCGCGGAGCGGGTCATCGGATTGATTACGGGACTTATTGACTTTATCACGCCGTCAAATCTTTCGCCCGGATAAGCCGTAGTAGTTATTAAAACGCCCTGCCCTACTTTTATCCATCCCAGTTCATATTCATAGATATCCGCGTATACCCACGCCTTTTCCTCCGGCAATACTAAATTCATCTGGGCTATTCCCTCTTCCTCCAACGCTCTTATCTCGTCATCGCCCATTCCGAGAAGCCTCAATCTGAATTTCGATTTTTCAACAAGGTCGTCGGCCCTTTTTATGACGCCCTGGTCAGAACTATTTTTCACCTTCTCGCGCGTCTCAAGGGCGGTAAGGAATTCTTCTTGTGATACGGCTAACTCCGGATCAAATGCCACTTTGCCCACAGTGCGTATAAGCTTGGAAAGGTGGCGTTTTATTATTTCCTCAGTCTTAACGCCGGCTAATTCTATCTGTTCGGGGCTAAGCTTAACTCTTGAAAGGACTTCTCCGCCCACCGGCTGATCATCCGCCTCTTCATATACAGGGATAAAATCCATGCCCATAGAATCTTTCATGGGAACTTCCGATGTAATAGCGGGATTCATCGGGTTGCGGTAATATAAGATTTTCCGCTGGACTGTTTTTTGTGTCTTTTTGGCCAGGGGCGTTGTCTTTGCCGTGTCTTGCGGTTCTATCTTCTTAAGTGGCTTTTTGCAGACCGGGCAATTCATTGGCTTATCCGTCTTCATAATAAAAGAGTGGCCGCCGCAAATACATTGCGTATCCGGTTTCCCCTCGTCGCAATGCGGGCAATGGCCTTCTTCCCTTACTCCACAGCCATAATACGCTTCTGTCGTTTGCGGTGTTTCGGTCCTTAGCGGTACTTCTTTGGCAACCTGTTCCTGCCCAGTTTTTTTCGCGCAACCTGACGCAGCAAATAGAAGCACCATAATTAAAACGATGATTTTCCGCATAAAATACCCTCCCCTATCCGCCTTCGCCGAATACTTCCGCCTACGCCACATTGCTTTCGCGCGTGGCTTCGTCGGACAAGTATTGTGTTTGGCTTCGGCGGATGTCGCCCTAAAAAATATCTGCAGGGCTCCACAAATCCGTACCTACTGCCTCTTCCAGGTCCGCCTTTGCTGTTTCCAGTTCAAAAATTGTCTTATAGTAATCCAGTTTTATATCCAAAAACATTCTCTGGCTGTCCAGAAGATTCAAAAAGTCCACCTGCCCCGCTTCATAGCCCGTAAGAGAGGCTTTAAGCGCCTGCTCTGCCTGCGGGATAAAGGACGTCTCAAATGTTTCTACCAGCTTTTTGTATGATTCCGCCTCGGCATAAGCGTATTTTACTTCAAAAAGCGCCATATTTTCCATCGTATTGTAATCCGCGCGTATCATATCGAGTTCTGATTGTTTTTCTCTGACTCCCGGCACCTGTTTCTCCATGAACCATATGGGGATGCTGACGCCCAGCATGCCTTTCCATCTGCCGCTTGCGTCACTGGCTATCATTTGCTCAAATTTGCCGGAGAGATCGGGTAAAAATTCATTCCACGCAAGCATATAGGCAGTTTTGCCCCTTTCCACGGCATATTGAAACGCGCGAAGTTTCGGCCGGTATTCCTTGGCCGCCGCAAATAGTTCGCTAATGGATTCCGCTACATCTTTTCTTTCCAAAACGTCCTCAATGCGTAATCCCTCATCCGGATCTTTATTTAAAAGTATGTTCAATTTTGCTTTGGCAATCTGAAGTTTCTGATCCAACAAAATCAGTGAATTGTCTACCTTAGCTATTTCCACATCCGCTTTTAAAACATCCTGCTGGCTTCCCTTATTAACCGAATAGCGCGCCGCCGCGCTTCGCGCAAACTGTTCCAGGATGGCTTTGTTCTCATCGGTCACACCCTCGGCTTTTTCCAGATACCAGATTTCAAAATATGCCGATTTTACCCGCGCTATTATGCCGCGCTCTTTCTCGCGGTAATTTTCATACGAGATCTTAGCGTCTTTGGATGCGATCTGCGAACGGAGTAAAAGCTTTGTAGGAAACGGCATTTTTTGGGAAATCGCCCAGCTCTTCATCCCTTTTCCGGCTACTCCCGGAACACCTGCGCGCATTTTGTCATAGATAAATTCTGCGGTAGGATCATCGGGCATAAGTTCCTGGGATACTTTTGTTTTCGCTGCTTCGTAGTTTTTCTTAGCGGCTAAAATCTCGGGATTGGCTCTAAGCGCTTCATCTATGGCCGCTCTTAATGAGAGGGGTGGTTCTTCGGCATAGGAAATTAAGACATTGACGCAAGCAAGCATTGAAAAAAGAAGAACACATAAGGATAATTGCACGCCGTGTTTTTTCTTCATCGCGATATGTTTATTCTTTCTCTTTGTTTATTATATCTATATATTTCTGCGGGTCTTTTTTGAAGTCATCTATGCACATAGGGCAGCAGAAATTATATATTTTACCCTCATAGGCATAGGTGGCTTTTGTTTTTTCGTCTATCTTCTCGCCTGTAACCGGACATATTGTATTGCCGACATCGACCAGTTTTGTTTCCTGAGTCTTGCTATGGCCGGGATCCATATGGCCGGCATGAACATTGCCGCTCTCTTCCGTGCCGCACATCGCAGCATAAGATGCATTTTTAAATCCGAATATTGCTACCCCAACCAACAATGCTATCAACAGCTTTTTCTTCATCTCGTCCTCCTCTACTATTACATAACATTATACACCCTCCATATAGTTTTCCTATATTTCTATTTTAACCTCTTGTTTTTCTGAACCTTGATATTAACTCCATAATCTCATTTATTTTTTTCTGCTTCTCTCCCGCGGATTTCCCCTTTAAGGCGTTTACAACGCAGCTATCCAAGTGCTTCTTGAATATACTATCTTCTATGCGGTATAATGCGCCGATAACCGAATGAATCTGGGTAACAATATCGATGCAGTACCTCTTTTCTTCGATCATCTTTTGAAGGCCACGGACTTGGCCTTCAATCTTTTTTAAAAATTCTAATTGCTCCTCATGGGTAGTAACCTGTTTCACTTCGCCACCTCTTGACCCAAGTATACCATACCCCCCTACCCCATGTCAAGCATAATTTCACTTACCATAAGGGGATATTTCCCTCAGGCCTTTTATCACAGACGGGAGCTCGTCTATTATATAATCTATTTCCTTCTCGGTGTTATATCTGCTTAAACTGAAACGTATGGAACCCTGGATAAAAGTAAAAGGGATACCCATAGCCCGCAGGACATGCGATGGCGTTAATGAACCAGAAGTGCACGCAGAACCGCTTGAAGCCGCAATTCCTTTTTCGTCAAGCTTGAGGAGTATCGCTTCTCCCTCAATAAACTCAAATGAGATATTGCAAGTATTGGGAAGCCTATACTCCCTATGGCCGTTTATTTTTGAATTGGATACTGTTTTAAGTATAGCGCCTTCTAACTTATCGCGGAGTTTTTTAACGCGCGCATTCTCTTCCCCGATATTCTTTTTGGCCAATTCGCAAGCAACACCCAGCCCGACAATAGACGCTACGTTCTCTGTCCCGCCGCGCCGGCCGTGTTCCTGATGGCCCCCTACCAAAAACGGAGTAAATTTTGTGCCTTTGCGCACACAAAGCGCGCCCACGCCTTTCGGCGCATGTATCTTATGCCCTGAGATGGATAAAAGATCGACCGGAAGCTTTGTCAATTGAAAAGGAATCTTTCCTGCCGCCTGAACCGCGTCTGTATGAAATACGGCTCCTCTTTGCCTCGCGATTTCGGCGATCTCTTCAATGGGAAAGATCACGCCCGTCTCATTATTGGCGTACATCACGGAAATAAGCGCCGTATCGTGGTCTATAGAGGCTTTGAGCTCGTTCAGGTCTATCATGCCTTCGGTGTTAACATTGAGATACGTCACTCGATAACCGGCCGTTTCAAGGTACTGGCACAGATTCAACACGGCCGCGTGTTCTACTTTTGTAGTGACGATATGCCGCTTCTCCGGATAAGACCGAAGCGTGCCTATTATCGCGGCATTATCGCTTTCGGTGCCGCAGCTTGTAAATATTATTTCGGAAAGGCTGCTCGCCCCCAAAAGGTCCGCTACGCTCTGCCGCGCGCTTTCTACATTGCGATGTACTGCCCCGCCGAAGGTGTGCATGCTTGAAGGATTTCCGTATCTTTCGGTAAGAAACGGCTTCATCGCCTCGAAGACTTCGGGCGCAACCATGGTAGTCGCATTATTATCGACGTATACTACTTTCATTCCTTTACCTCTTCCACTACTATACTTTCATCGACGAATTCTCTTAATTTCGATTCTACAAGGACTTTCAGCGTAACGCCCGTCGCGGGGCAGCCCAGGCATGTGCCCAATAATTTCACATAAACTTTGTTGCGGTCTATATCGACGACTTCTATGTTTCCGCCGTCGGCCTTAAGGCTGGGGCGGATCTCTCTGTCTATCGTTTCCTGTATGGCGGCAATTCGCTGGAGATTGGTAAGTTTAAACTTCGGCAGCTCTTTTTTATATACGGCCTTACTTCCTTCTTTCTTCCAGAATTCGTTAAGTAATTTTTCTATCTCCGGCTTGCATTTGCCGCAGCCGCCGCCGGCTTTAGTATAATTGGTTACTTCTTCTACCGTATGGAGATTATTCTCCTTTATGGCGCGGATTATCTTCTTGTCGGTAACGCTGAAACATTTGCAGATGATTTTTTCTTCGCCCACCATTTCTTTTTTAGCCGGCGTACCTCTGTAATTGGATATCGCCGCCTCAAGCGCCTCCATACCCATTACAGAGCAATGCATCTTCTCTTCGGGCAGGCCCCCAAGATAGTCAGCGATATCTTTATTTGTAACGCGGGAGGCCTGTTCTATGGTCATACCCTTGATGATTTCTGTAAGCGCCGAGGATGAAGCAATGGCGCTGGCGCAGCCGAAAGTCTGGAATTTGGCGTCTTTTATAATACCGGTGGATTTCTCTATGCGTAGGGTAAGCCGCAGCGCGTCGCCGCATATTATGCTGCCTACTTCGCCTACGGCGTCAGGATTTTCAATCACGCCTGTGTTGTGCGGGTTTTTGAAAAACTCTTTTACTTTGTCAGAATAATCCCACATAGTATCTCCTGCGAGAAGTATTCAATTTGCCGGGTTTACGACATTTATCGGCGATCCTTTTAAGAAACTCTTAATATTCTCTACGGTAGTATCTAAAATCCTCTTTAGCGCTTCTTTGGAATAAAAAGCGATGTGAGGAGTGAAGACAACGTTTTCCCTTTGTAGTATAAAAGCGTTTCTTAAAGTCAATTGAAGCTTCTCGGGATTATATAGTTCCTTTTTCTTTCTCAATAGCTGCTTCTCTTCCAGGATGAGATCCTCGCCCTCCAGGACGTCAAGGCCGGCTCCGGATAATATGCCTTCATCAAGCGCTTTAGTGAGGGCAATGGTGTCCACCAACCCCCCGCGGGCTGTATTAATAAGGACGGCTCCTTTTTTTATCAACCCCATATTCCCCTCATTTATCATATGGTGCGTCTTTTTGCCGTAAGGTGCGTGGAGCGTTATTATATCCGATTCCCTGAGAAGAGTCTCAAAATCCACATATCGAAACCCGAGTATTTCCGATAAAAACTGGTTCTCTGTCGGGTCGAAAGCGAGAACCTTCATGCTGAAGCCTACAGCCATTTTTATAACTCGCAGTCCGATGTGGCCTGTGCCGACGACCCCGATGGTCTTACCCTTAAGGTCAAAGCCCATAAGTTCCTTTATGGAAAAATCTCCCTCGCTGATTTTAAATTGGGATTTTTTGAGGTTCCGCGCAACCGATAAGATAAGAGCAAATGTGTGTTCTGCGACGGTATTCTCCCCGTATGTGGGAACATTGGAGACCACGATACCCTTTGATTTCGCGTAGGCAGTATCTACGTGGTCAAAACCCGTTGAGCGCGTGGTTATAAACTTGAGATTAGGCATGGCGTCTATCATCTCTTTATTTACCATTGAATGTATAAACGGGGAAAGGATAGAGGCGTCTTTGATTTTGTCCAACACTACATCTGCCGTCTCATCGAAGGTCTTGACAGAGCCCGTCTCGCGCAATGAGTTGCCAAGATACTCCCCCTCCCACGAATCTTCAATATCTACAAATGACATTACAGGTTTCATGTATTAGTCTTTTTTATCTCTTCTTTTATTATTTCGTCTATGTATTTGTCAGCCTCGCCCATATCGTCAAATATGTTGAAGATAGGCAGTATTTTCATCACGTCAAGCACTCTCTTGATCTGAGGCTGCAGGTTTATTATCGCGAAGGCCGCCTGCTTTCTCTTTAGCGCTTTTTCGGTAGAGATAATGACCCTTATGCCGGCCGAGCTTAGGTAGTCGACGCCTCCCATGTCTAAAGCGAGGGCCCTTATATTATCATCATTTATTTCGGTTATCTCGTCTTCCAGCTCTTGGTACGTCTCCGAGTCAAGTGACCCCGCAAGTTCAATGTTATACACATAGTTCTTCTTCTTAACCACCTTGATATCCAGCGCCATATTGTTCTCCTATCTTTATTTAACTGCCCTATTTTGCATTATATAAGGCGGAGACGCTGTTTGCAATGAAAAACTCCTATATTAGTCTTAGCTTTTCTTCACATAGATCTCTTTAGCAACGTCCTCTTCCAGGGCCAACTGAGTCTCTTCGGCGCGTATAACAACCGAGGGAAAGACCTGATGCACAAATACCCTGACGCCCGGAAGGATCCCCAGAGACATCAGCTTATGAAGCTGGGGGTGTTTACGGGTCAGGATATAAAGGACCTTGCCGGATTCGCCCGGCTTGAGTTTCGATAGGGGAACGGCTATGCTTTCAAGGAAATCTTTTGCCTTTTGACAGCAATCGCCGGCCGGTATGGCGAGGCCGTGCGGGCATTCCACGGGGTGACCCAGCAATGTACATATGCTTTCCTCTACCTCTTTCGACAGTATATGCTCAAATTCGCACGCCGAATAATCCATCTCGCGTCTATCAAGCTCCAAAACGTCGGTGAGCAGGCGTTCGGCCAGGCGTTGGCGCCTGATTATATCTTTTGCTTTCTCTTCTCCTGGGCCCGTCAATTTAACCAGTGTGCCGCTTACCGTAACATACCCTTCCTTTACAAGGTCATCAAGAATGTCCTCTTTAAGCTTTTCATAAATACGGGCCCTTACAGCGGCATCACCGCCTACCTTCTTTTCCCGCTCTTCCCACACTATGCTTAAGGCTTCCTCTATCTTTTGTTCTCTTTCCATATGGCCCCTGCCTTTCGCCTTTATATTTTAGATAACAGAAATACCCAATTTAAAAATCATGTAGCGCAATACAAAATTTAATACGCCTCCGAACGCAAACGCAAATACAAATACAAACGCCGCGATAATAAGGGCTGCCTTCAGCCCTCTCTCTTTTATCATAACAAAAAACTGCGCTATGCACGGTACGAATAAAGTAATAACTACCAGGCTGACCAAAACCTGTATCTTATCAAGCGCGCCGGACTTAGAAAGCATGTATAAACCTGCCGCGCCGTAATCTCTCCTTAAAAAACCGATGATGAAGGCATCTGCGGCTTTTTCGGGCAAGCTCAGCATATTTACCACCAGCGGGCTAAGTAAGTGCTCTAACCATTTAAGGATGCCTATTTTATTCGTTACAAAAAGAACCAGTGTCCCCGCCACAAATAAAGGCACGGCTTCCTTAAGATACCATTTAAGCCGCGCGAGCGTCTTTGATAAAATATTGCTTATCTGCGGCAGCCTGATAGGGGGGATCTCCTGGATAAAAGGCGAGCGCGCGCCGGGTATTATTTTGGAAGCTACAAAACCGACCGCGATTATGACGAAAAGTATCGCCGACATCCAAATCATAAGCGCCCTGCCGGACAAACTGCTGAGAATGCCCATGATTACGCCCAGCTGCGCGGAACAGGGTATAGCGAGCGCGAGCAGTAAAGTCACCAATATGCGCTCTTTCTTGGTATCCAGGATCCTTGTTGTCAATGTCGCCATAGTCCCGCAGCCAAGTCCGAGTATTATAGGCAAAACGGCCCTGCCGTTTAAACCCATCGTCCGGAAGATCCTATCGGATAGTATCGATAATCGCGGCAGATATCCTGAATCCTCCAGCACGCCGAA encodes the following:
- a CDS encoding efflux RND transporter periplasmic adaptor subunit, whose product is MRKIIVLIMVLLFAASGCAKKTGQEQVAKEVPLRTETPQTTEAYYGCGVREEGHCPHCDEGKPDTQCICGGHSFIMKTDKPMNCPVCKKPLKKIEPQDTAKTTPLAKKTQKTVQRKILYYRNPMNPAITSEVPMKDSMGMDFIPVYEEADDQPVGGEVLSRVKLSPEQIELAGVKTEEIIKRHLSKLIRTVGKVAFDPELAVSQEEFLTALETREKVKNSSDQGVIKRADDLVEKSKFRLRLLGMGDDEIRALEEEGIAQMNLVLPEEKAWVYADIYEYELGWIKVGQGVLITTTAYPGERFDGVIKSISPVINPMTRSAKIRIEADNKDRKLQPEMYADVIIESMYVNTDGSHMTLAIPKDAVLDTGARKIVYVDIGGGAFIGKKVKLGPEASAEVDDQEQKFYPVLSGLKEGDKVVTKSNFLIDSQSQLSGGISGAYGGALTTEEEKTPPAPTLRK
- a CDS encoding TolC family protein produces the protein MKKKHGVQLSLCVLLFSMLACVNVLISYAEEPPLSLRAAIDEALRANPEILAAKKNYEAAKTKVSQELMPDDPTAEFIYDKMRAGVPGVAGKGMKSWAISQKMPFPTKLLLRSQIASKDAKISYENYREKERGIIARVKSAYFEIWYLEKAEGVTDENKAILEQFARSAAARYSVNKGSQQDVLKADVEIAKVDNSLILLDQKLQIAKAKLNILLNKDPDEGLRIEDVLERKDVAESISELFAAAKEYRPKLRAFQYAVERGKTAYMLAWNEFLPDLSGKFEQMIASDASGRWKGMLGVSIPIWFMEKQVPGVREKQSELDMIRADYNTMENMALFEVKYAYAEAESYKKLVETFETSFIPQAEQALKASLTGYEAGQVDFLNLLDSQRMFLDIKLDYYKTIFELETAKADLEEAVGTDLWSPADIF
- a CDS encoding YHS domain-containing protein — protein: MDPGHSKTQETKLVDVGNTICPVTGEKIDEKTKATYAYEGKIYNFCCPMCIDDFKKDPQKYIDIINKEKE
- a CDS encoding metal-sensitive transcriptional regulator, with amino-acid sequence MKQVTTHEEQLEFLKKIEGQVRGLQKMIEEKRYCIDIVTQIHSVIGALYRIEDSIFKKHLDSCVVNALKGKSAGEKQKKINEIMELISRFRKTRG
- the nifS gene encoding cysteine desulfurase NifS, producing the protein MKVVYVDNNATTMVAPEVFEAMKPFLTERYGNPSSMHTFGGAVHRNVESARQSVADLLGASSLSEIIFTSCGTESDNAAIIGTLRSYPEKRHIVTTKVEHAAVLNLCQYLETAGYRVTYLNVNTEGMIDLNELKASIDHDTALISVMYANNETGVIFPIEEIAEIARQRGAVFHTDAVQAAGKIPFQLTKLPVDLLSISGHKIHAPKGVGALCVRKGTKFTPFLVGGHQEHGRRGGTENVASIVGLGVACELAKKNIGEENARVKKLRDKLEGAILKTVSNSKINGHREYRLPNTCNISFEFIEGEAILLKLDEKGIAASSGSACTSGSLTPSHVLRAMGIPFTFIQGSIRFSLSRYNTEKEIDYIIDELPSVIKGLREISPYGK
- the nifU gene encoding Fe-S cluster assembly protein NifU → MWDYSDKVKEFFKNPHNTGVIENPDAVGEVGSIICGDALRLTLRIEKSTGIIKDAKFQTFGCASAIASSSALTEIIKGMTIEQASRVTNKDIADYLGGLPEEKMHCSVMGMEALEAAISNYRGTPAKKEMVGEEKIICKCFSVTDKKIIRAIKENNLHTVEEVTNYTKAGGGCGKCKPEIEKLLNEFWKKEGSKAVYKKELPKFKLTNLQRIAAIQETIDREIRPSLKADGGNIEVVDIDRNKVYVKLLGTCLGCPATGVTLKVLVESKLREFVDESIVVEEVKE
- a CDS encoding hydroxyacid dehydrogenase — translated: MKPVMSFVDIEDSWEGEYLGNSLRETGSVKTFDETADVVLDKIKDASILSPFIHSMVNKEMIDAMPNLKFITTRSTGFDHVDTAYAKSKGIVVSNVPTYGENTVAEHTFALILSVARNLKKSQFKISEGDFSIKELMGFDLKGKTIGVVGTGHIGLRVIKMAVGFSMKVLAFDPTENQFLSEILGFRYVDFETLLRESDIITLHAPYGKKTHHMINEGNMGLIKKGAVLINTARGGLVDTIALTKALDEGILSGAGLDVLEGEDLILEEKQLLRKKKELYNPEKLQLTLRNAFILQRENVVFTPHIAFYSKEALKRILDTTVENIKSFLKGSPINVVNPAN
- a CDS encoding STAS domain-containing protein; amino-acid sequence: MALDIKVVKKKNYVYNIELAGSLDSETYQELEDEITEINDDNIRALALDMGGVDYLSSAGIRVIISTEKALKRKQAAFAIINLQPQIKRVLDVMKILPIFNIFDDMGEADKYIDEIIKEEIKKTNT
- a CDS encoding metal-dependent transcriptional regulator; the encoded protein is MEREQKIEEALSIVWEEREKKVGGDAAVRARIYEKLKEDILDDLVKEGYVTVSGTLVKLTGPGEEKAKDIIRRQRLAERLLTDVLELDRREMDYSACEFEHILSKEVEESICTLLGHPVECPHGLAIPAGDCCQKAKDFLESIAVPLSKLKPGESGKVLYILTRKHPQLHKLMSLGILPGVRVFVHQVFPSVVIRAEETQLALEEDVAKEIYVKKS